In Pseudomonas campi, the sequence CGGCGGCGGTGATCAGGAAGCGCACCTTGGTACCGACCGGCACCACCAGCGGCTCATCGACTTCGAGCAGATAATGCTCACCCTTCTCCGCCTGGTTGTTGATCTGCGCGGCGGGCGTGGCCAGGTTGCTGAAGAACTCGACGTCCTGGCCCAGGTACTTGTAGTGCCACTTCCACTGGTAGCCGGTGATCTGGATATCCAGCTCCGACTCGGAAGTGTCGTAGATCTCGATCAGCGTCTTGGTCGCCGGTACCGCCATCACCACCAGAATGACGAAGGGCACGACGGTCCAGAGGATCTCCACCGTGGTGCTTTCGTGAAAGTGAGCGGCGACCTGGCCGGTAGAGCGACGGTGAATGATCATCGACCAAAACATGGCGCCGAAGACCACCACGCCGATCACGACGCAGATCCAGAAAATGATCATGTGTAGGTCGAAGACTGAACGACTGACCTCGGTGGCACCCGGCAGCATATTCACTGCCCACTCGGCCTGCGCCGAGCCAAATGCCAACCACAGCAGGAGGCCCATCCAGACTCGTGGATGTCGCATCATTGCGGGTTCCCCTTAATTTTTCTTGTTATCCCGCCGGCAAAGCCCGCGGCAAAGGGATCGACTGCCGATACAGCTGGCAAAAACTGTCGAAACCTCTCCGTGCCGAAGCCCGTCCGGTTCCATCAGGTAACGCCTTGCGATTTCGAGTATAGCCAGCCACCGCGACATAACAACGCCGCCGGAAAAATGCCTGCTCGATTCTGCCCCTTGGCTGGAGGACTAGAATGACGAGGGCTGCAGCGCAGAGCGGGGCGCGCTATATAGCAAGTAAGAATAAATATTTAATAATTATGACAATCCGATCTTAGCGAGCAGGCTTTGCGGGCTAAGGTGAATTCTCGTTTGTCTCATGTCCTCACTTCAGGAGCCGTCATGAATACCGTCGCACTGCGCGCACAGATCCAACAGGCACTGGCCCATGAAGCCGAAAGCGGTGCATTGGCCAACCAGTTGCAGGCCCAACTGAGCAAGCTGCACCCGACCATCCAACTCCCCACCAGCGACGCCCGCGGCGTACTCGAGCGCTTTGTCGCCGCCTATATCGAACAGGTGCCGGATGTGCTCGACGCCGCCAACAGCGTGGCCCGCGAAGCCGGCATCGAGGCGCAGATCAAGCCGGTGCTGCAGCTCGCCGAGCAGTTCTTCCTCAGCCCGCCGAGCGTGATGGAAGGCCACCAGGGCCTCGACGCCCTGCTCGACGAGGCCTACCTGGCCCATCGCCTGGTCGAGGAGGTCAACGACCGCTACATCACCCACCTCGGCCAACCTCTGATCCCGCTGGATACCACGGTGGCCAACCTGATCGCCCACCAGCTGATCGGCGAGCCCTTCGCCAACCAGCTGGACGAAGCGGTGCATCACGCCATGCAAGGACTGCTGGATGACCGCGTGTTCCATCAGAGTTCGGTACAGGACTACCGGGCCCGCCTGAGCAGCCCGCAGACCCTGGCGGCCTGGCAGAACTGGCCGTGCCTGTCGCGTCAGCTGGGCGTGGAGCTGGGCCTGCCGGCGTAGCAACAGCTCCCAGCGCCCGACCACACGCCAGATGCAACAAGGCCCGCATGCGCGGGCCTTGTCGTTTCACTGCGCCGGGTAGCGCGCCCGGGGCGTGGCCATCGGCACCACCTCGCCGTCCAGCGGCAGGAAGCCCCCGCTCTTGGCGTCGTAGGCACGGATCGCGCTGCTCTCGATGTCGTACACCCAGCCGTGGATGAACAGCTGCCCGCTGGCCAGCCGGGCCGCCACCGAGGGGTGGGTGCACAGGTGGTTGAGCTGGGCGATCACGTTCTCCTCAGTGAGGATGCTCAGGGTGTCGTGGCCGCTGCAGCCGCAGTTTTCCTCGACCACCTTGAGCGCCACTTCGCTGTGACGCAGCCAGGCCTTGACCGTGGGCATGTTCTCCAGGGTCTCGGGAGCCAGCACCGCCTTCATCGCACCACAGTCGGAATGGCCGCAGACGATGATGTGCTGCACGCCCAGGGCCAGCACCGCGTACTCGATGGCCGTGGACACGCCGCCCATCATCTGCCCGTAGGACGGCACCACGTTGCCGACGTTACGGGTGACGAACAGGTCGCCCGGCGCGCTCTGGGTGATCAGCTCGGGAACGATGCGCGAGTCGGCGCAGGTGATGAACATGGCGCGCGGGTTCTGCGCGCTGGCCAGGGCCTTGAACAGCTCTTCCTGTTGCGGGAAGACCTCTGTGCGGAAGCGCTTGAAGCCTCCGACTATGGCACTCAGCGCCTCGTCGGCGCTTTCCGGCGCGGTGCGCGCCTGCAGGGGAATGGCGTTGTGCTTGTAGGGCATTGCGTCTACCTCATGCTGAACCGTTGCGCTGGACGAATTATCGACCTGGCATGCGGACAGCCGCCAGCAGTGAATAGTCACAAATTACAGCAGAGACAGCTGCCCGCCAGGCGGGGCGAACTGGCTGCAGTCGAGACCGAAACCTTCGCGCCGACTCAGCCCCAGGCGCTTGAGCGCCAGCTGGAAGCGCTGAGCCAGCAGCTCGGCGAACACCCCCTGGCCGCGAAAGCGCTGGCCGAAGCGGCTGTCGTACAGCTCGCCGCCGCGGTTCTGCCGAATCAGGCTCAGCACATGCTCGGCACGCTGCGGGTGGTGCGCCTGCAACCACTCCTCGAACAGCGGCGCCACCTCGCGCGGCAGACGCAGCAGCATGTAGTTGGCGCTCTGCGCGCCGGCCTGTTTGGCCGCTTCCAGCAGGCTCTCCAGCTCCATGTCGTTGATCATCGGGATCATCGGCGAGCACAGCACGCCCACCGGGATGCGGTTCTCGCGCAGCACGCGGATCGTCCGCAAACGCGCTGAAGGTGCAGCGGCGCGCGGTTCGAGGATGCGTTTGAGCTCGTCATCCAGGGTGGTCAGGCTGATATACACCGAGACCAGACGACGCTCGGCCAGTTGAGTCAGCAAGTCGAGATCGCGCAGGATCAGCGCACCCTTGGTAACGATGGTCAGTGGGTGGCCATAGCGCAGCAACACCTCCAGGCAACGACGGGTCAGCTGGTGTTCACGCTCGATCGGTTGATAGGGGTCGGTGTTGCTGCCCAAGGCAATCGGTGCACAGACATAGCCTGGTTTGCTCAGCTGCTGTTCGAGCAGGGCCGGCGCGTTGCGCTTGGCGATCAGTTTGGTCTCGAAGTCGATGCCCGGCGAGAGATCCCAGTAGGCATGGCTGGGCCGCGCATAGCAGTAGATGCAGCCGTGTTCGCAACCACGATAGGGATTGAGCGAACGGTCGAACGGCAGGTCCGGTGACTGGTTACGGCTGATGATGCTCTTGGCCATTTCCACCCGCACCTCGGTGGCACGACTGGGCGGCACCTCCTGGAACCAGCCGTCGTCACTGGCGATGATGCGCTGCGGCGCGAAACGGTTGTGCGGATTGCTGGCGGTACCGCGACCGCGCGGCGGCAAGGAAACGGACATACGGGACGCTCACGAATACTGTATATAAAAACAGTATTCGTTTTGCGCCCGTTTGACCAGAGCGACGGCGACGGCTGGTCGCCTACTCCGGCTTTTTATGGCCTGCCATCCTTGGCAGCCACCCTCCGGGTCGTCGCTGTGCGACGTTAAAAATAGCTCCCTGCTATTTTTTCAGCTTTGGATTGGGGAAGAACTGCACGCCCTGCACCTTGGGATCGGCCGGCTTCGGCGGCGCCAGGCTGACCCGCGTGCCGAGCTCCTTCGGCACCGAGTGGCCCTGGGCGTTGAGGGTGTCGGCGTAGCCGCAGGTTACACACTCGCGATGCGGCACGCCGTCGACGTTCCACATCTTGATGGTGTCCTGGCCGCTGCAGGCCGGGCACACGGCGCCGGCGATAAAGCGTTTGGGGGTGACTTCGGGTTGCTCGCTCATGCCGCCTCCCCGCTCAGGCCAGAGTGGCGCAGCAGGGCGTCGATGCTCGGCTCGCGGCCACGGAAGTCGACGAACAGCAGCATCGGCGCCTGGGAGCCGCCACGGGCGAGGATCGCCTCGCGGAAGGCGCGGCCGGTCGCCGGGTTGAGCACGCCCTCTTCCTCGAACCGGGAGAAGGCATCGGCACTCAGCACCTCGGCCCACTTGTAGCTGTAGTAACCGGCCGCGTAACCGCCGGCGAAGATGTGCGCGAAGCTGTTGGCGAAGCGGTTGTAGGCCGGCGGGCGCAGCACCGAGACCTCGGCGCGGATGCCTTCGAGCACGTCCAGCACGCTGCGGCCGTCGCCATGGCTGGCGTGCAGTTCGAAGTCAAACAGGCTGAACTCCAGCTGACGCACCATCATCAGCCCGGACTGGAAGTTCTTCGCCGCCAGCATCTTGTCCAGCAGGTCCTGGGGCAGGGGCGCACCCGTCTCGTAGTGGCCGGAGATCAGTGCCAGGCCCTCGGGCTCCCAGCACCAGTTCTCCATGAACTGGCTCGGCAGCTCGACTGCATCCCAGGCCACGCCGTTGATCCCGGACGCGCCGGCATGCTCGACGCGGGTCAGCAGGTGGTGCAGGCCGTGGCCGAATTCGTGGAACAGGGTGGTGACTTCGTCGTGGGTCAGCAGCGCCGGCTTGCCGAGGGAGGCTGGAGTGAAGTTGCACACCAGGTTGGCCACCGGGCTGACCAGCTTGCCATCGGCGGCACGGCGCTTGTCGCGAGCGCCATCCATCCAGGCGCCACCACGCTTGTTGGCGCGGGCGTAGAGGTCGAAGAAGAAGCGCCCGACGTGCTGGCCGTTCTCCTCAATCTCGAACAGGCGCACGTCCGGGTGCCAGCTATCAAAATCACTAAGCTCCTTGATCTGGATGCCGTAGAGCTTCTCGACGATGGCGAACAGGCCGCTGAGCACCTTGTCGATGGGGAACCAGGCGCGCACCTGCTCCTGGGAAATGCTGTAGCGCTGCTCGCGCAGCTTCTCGCTGTAGTAGCCGACGTCCCAGCTTTGCAGATCGGCGCAGCCCTGATCAAAGGCGAAGGCTTGCAGTTCCTCCAGGTCCTGGGCGGCGAAGGACTTGCTGCGCACGGCCAGGTCGCGAAGGAAATGCAGCACCTGGTCGGTATTTTCGGCCATCTTGCTGGCCAGCGACAGTTCGCTGTAATTGCCGAAACCGAGCAGGCGGGCCAGTTCCTGGCGCAGGTCGAGGATCTCGGCCATCAGCGGGCCGTTGTCGAACTGGCCGGCATTCGGCCCCTGGTCGGAGGCGCGGGTGCAGTAGGCGGCATACAGCTCTTCGCGCAGGGCGCGGTCGTCGGCGTAGGTCATCACCGCGAAGTAGCTGGGGAATTCCAGGCTGATCAGCCAGCCGTCCAGGCCCTTGGCCTCGGCGGCCTGGGCCATCTGCGCCTTGGCCGAGTCGGTCAGGCCGGCCAGAGCGGCTTCCTCGGTGACGTGCTTGGTCCAGGCCTGGGTGGCGTCGAGCAGCTGGTTGGAGAATTTGCTGGTCAGCTCGGACAGCTTCATCTGGATCTCGCCGTAGCGCTTCTGCTCGGCGGCCGGCAGGTCGATGCCGGACAGGCGGAAGTCGCGCAGGGTGTGCTCGAGGATGGTCTGTTGCGCCACGTCGAAACCGCCAGCGGCCGGACTGCCGGCCAGCGCTTCATAAGCCTCGAACAGCGGCTTGTTCTGGCCCATCTCGGTCCAGTACTCGGACAGTTTGGGCAGGCAGGCCTCGTAGGCTGCGCGCAACTCGGCACTGTTGCACACCGCATTGAGGTGGCTGACCGGGCTCCAGGCGCGACCCAGGCGTGCGCCTAGTTCGTCGAGGGCCAGCACCAGGCCGTCCCAGCTCGGCGCGGCGCGCTGGCTTGCGAGGATGGACACCAGCGCCGCGCGGCTGTCGGCGAGGATGCTGTCGATGGCCGGCTCGACATGCTCGGGCTTGATTGCGGAGTAGGGCGGCAGGTCGAAATCCTGGAGAAGCGGGTTGCTGGCAGACACGGCAAGGCACCTTTGATGCACGAATTCATGAACAGGTTATGGGGCCGCAGGCGGCAATTCACAACCGGAATGCCGCGCATGTTAATTACAATCGGGGTAAACCGCAGCTTGGGAGCTTTCTATCGTGGCGATTCGTAAATATCAGGGGATCAGCCCGCGGCTCGCTGAACAGGTATTTGTCGACCGCTCGGCGGTGGTCATCGGCGATGTCGAACTGGGCGAAGACAGCTCGGTGTGGCCCTTCGCTCTGATCCGCGGCGATATGCACCGCATCCGCATCGGCGCGCGCACCAGCGTGCAGGATGGCAGCGTGCTGCACATCACCCATGCCGGGCCGTTCAACCCGGACGGCTACCCACTGATCATCGGCGACGAGGTGACCATCGGCCACAAGGTCACCCTGCACGGCTGCACCCTGGGCAACCGCATCCTGGTCGGCATGGGCAGCATTGTCATGGACGGCGCCGTGGTAGAGGACGAGGTGGTGATCGGCGCGGGTTCGCTGGTGCCGCCGGGCAAGCTGCTGCACAGTGGTTTTCTCTATGTCGGCAGCCCGGTGAAGCAGGCGCGAGCGCTGACCGACAAGGAACGCGCCTTCTTCAGCTACAGCGCGGCCAACTACGTGAAGCTCAAGGATTTGCACCTGGCCGAGGGGTACGACCAGTGAGCTCCTGACCCTGTTCACCGGTAAGTGTTGCTCGTTTGAGCACCACCACAACCTGCTTGGTGAGGGCGAGCACTGCCACCGGGAATGAACGACCTCACAACGCCGCACCTCATCGGAGGTTAAGCTCGTACCCCATCAGGACTGTCGAAAAAGGAACTTTCCGTGCACGCCAACCCCTTTGCATCCACCACAATGAACATGCCGGACCGACAATTGCCGGTAGCCTCTAATCAGCCGTTGGCCTTTGCTCTAACCTGCGCGGCGGTAGCTGCACTGAGTACCCTGTTTAGTATTTTGCTTAGTTGGCTTCAGGATCCGAACTATCCCACCTACATGCTGCATAACTTGCCGGCATGGATAGCGAGTTCGACCGCCGCCATCCTTCTCAGCATTGTGGTTGCTGCCCTGTTCGTGCGCAGCTACCTGGAGCGCCATCGCATCACTTTTGTACAGCCCAAACGCCTGCTCCTCGGCATCGGGCTGGCAATGCTCGTCGCCAAACTGCTGTTTGGCCTCCTTTTAAGATGGCTATTCGAGATTTTCTACCCCTGGCTAGATGGGCTGCCGTTTGACATGGAATGGGTGTACGGAGGACTGCAAATCATTTCCTTCAGCCTGACCTTTCTGTTGCCGCTGTGGCTGGGCCTGCGCCTAGGGACGAAGGCACCCGCCGCGCCGGGAACTGTGGCAGGCGATGAAGCAGCGTTGCTACTGGGGCTGAGCATTATCTTCATGGGCTTGCAACTCCTGCTGTCGTTCTCCTACGAGCTGCGGCAGCTGCATGACTGGTCATACCTGATGTACGCCGGCCCGTTACTTCACGGCACACTCGTCTTCGCCTGCGCCAGACACATGCTGCCGCCCAGGCTCGCCCGGTTTAAACCGGGGAGACTGGCGCTTACCGGCGTGCTGATTTTCGTGGCCTGGCTGCTCGCCCAGCTATTACTCGCCGGCCTGCTGGTATTCGCGGCGCTGACCAGTTACGACGCGCTCCTGGAGTCGCTACCACTGACTCTCGCCGGAATCGCTGCGCTCGCCTTGCTCTGGCCACTGACCCTGTTCGGCCTGCGCTGGATCTATCGCGCCGAAGCCGCGTAACTGCTTACTCGAGACGAATCCATGAGCGCCGCCAGAGCGCGTTTGCGCTCGTCCGCCGCCAGCTCGCCAAGGGCCGAAGAGCGGCGGTAGAACTCAGCCCAGTCGCTTCCGGCCTGGGCGAACAGGGCAGCGAAAGCCGGTACCCAGCGGTCGTAGAGGCCGAAGGGCAGCAGCTTGGCATTGTTCAACGGAGCGTTGATCCAGGCATCGAAACGCCGGTCGCCGCGCCACTGTCTATCGCGCAGCTGGCGGTATTCGCTGCGCAGGCGAGCGAACTCGGCGGCCTTGCCCTGGCGTTTTGCCGCGTCGCTGCGCGGGCTGGCGTACAGCTGTTCGAGACGCGCGCGGCTGGCCAGGATCAGCGCGATGAACTGCTGTTTCTGCCGCTCGCCGGCGTCGTCCTGCGCCGGCAGGCCACGACGGGCGCGCCACTGGCGCAGGCCCTCCTGCTCGACGAAGCTGGCGAAGGACTCGTTGAACGCGGTGTCGTCCTGCACATACAGCTGCTGATGGGCCAGCTCATGGAAGATCACCGCGGCCAGGCGCTCGTCGTCCCAGCGCAGCATGCTGTTGAGGATCGGGTCATCGAACCAGCCGAGGGTGGAGTAGGCCTCGATCCCGGCGACATAGGTATCCAGGCCCTCCTGGCGCAGCAGGGCGGCGGCGCCACGGGCGCGACCCTGCTGGTAGAAACCGCGGTAGGCCACGCAACCGGCGATGGGGAAGCAGTGGGTCAGCGGCGCCAGCGATAGCTCGGCGGTGGCGAACACATTCCACACCACATAGGGCCGCTGCAGGTCGGCATACAGGCGGTAGCTGCGGTTGTCCGGCAGGCCCAGCTGGGCGCTGGCGAAACTGCGCGCCTGCTGGGCCAGGGCCAGGCGCCGCTGCAACTGCGGGTCGCGCGCCGGGTCGGCGATGATCGCGCCGACCGGCTCGCGCGCCTGCAGCAATTGCCACTGGCCGCCAGCCAGTTGGGCGTAATAGTCCAGGCTGCTGCAACCGCTCAGCAGCAAGCCGAGCAGCAGGGGAACCCCGCAGCGGCGGGCGCGGTCGAGTATGACGAGCGATAGGGTCGGGAGCATGCCGCCGAGCCTATTGCATTGTCCCTGCCGGACGCCAGCCACGAGGAATGTCACATGTATCGCCTGATGCTCTGCAGCCTGCCCTTGCTTCTCGCCGGTTGCGCCCTGTGGCTGCCGCGTCACGATCCCGGCCAGGCCTGGATCGAGCTGCACGCGGGCGAAGAGCAGCAGTTGCAAGCGCTGCAGGTGGACGACAAGGCCCAGGAGGATGTGCGCTATTTCCAGGTCAGTCCGGGGCGCCATGAGCTGCAGGTGCGCCTGCAGTTCCAGGTCGCGCCGGGCAATATCGGCCCGACCAGCCAGGCTCATCCGCGCACCTGCCTGCTCAGCCTGGACTACGGCGAATTCGCCGCCGGCCAGCGCTACAGCCTGAAGGCTGGCAGCCACGGCTTCCGCCCCTGGGCCAGGCTCTACGATGCACACGGCAAACCACTGGCACGCGCCCGCGAAGGCCGCTGCGGCGAGGTTTGATCGGCGCTATGCTGCACATCTGCCGCCCGGAGTAACCCACCATGCGCCCACTCTTCTTCCTCATCCTGCTCACCCTTGGCGCCTGCGCCAGCCCGCTGCCAAAGCCCGACCCGCAACAAGCCTGGGTCGAGCTGTATGCCAGCGCCGGTCACACCCTGATGGCGCACAAGCTGGACGATAAACAGACCCGCGACGGCCGCTACTTTCAGGTCAGCCCCGGCGCCCATGCGCTGGATGTGCGCTTCCAGTTCGAAGTGGCGGGTGGCGGCGGTGGTGGCGACTTCAGCAGTGAGCCGCTGCAGATGACCTGCCACCTGCGCCTGCAGTACGACGGCTTCGCCGCCGGCCAGCAGTACCGCATCGAGGCCCGCCCCCTGCAGTACAAGGCCCAGGCCTGGCTCTATGACAGCCAGCGTCAGGTGCTGGCGCGGGCCAAGGTGCTGCGCTGCAACACTTTTGGTTGATCGCCTGCGGCCTACCTTTTGTAGCCCGGATGCAATCCGGGATCGGAGCCGCCTGCTTCCCGGATTGCATCCGGGCTACGCGATCCGGTGACGCGTGAACGCCGGGCTCAGCGCAACCCGGCAACAATCTCGAAGCTGCGCAGGCGATGCTCGTGCTGGTACAGGTCGCCGGTGAAGATCAGCTCATCGGCGCCGGTCTGTTCCAGCAGGATCTCCAGGCGCGCACGCACCTTGTCCGGCCCGCCGATCACCGCCAGGCCGAGGAAATCGCCCACCGCCTGCTGCTCGTGCGGCTGCCAGCGCCCGGCCATGCTCTCCACGGGCGGACGTAGCACCAGGCTCTGCCCGCGCATCAGCGCCAGCACGCGCTGGAAGGCGGTAGTGGCGAGGAACTCGGCCTCTTCGTCACTGGGCGCGGCGATCAGCGGTACGCCAACCATCGCATAGGGTTTGTCGAGCACGGCCGAAGGCTGAAAGTTGTCGCGGTAGATGCGCAGCGCCTGGTGCAGGTAGCGCGGCGCGAAGTGCGCGGCGAAGGCATAGGGCAGGCCTTTCTGCGCCGCCAGCTGGGCGCTGAACAGACTGGAACCGAGCAGCCAGAGCGGCACGTTGCTGTCCATGCCGGGCATGGCGATCACCTGCTGCCCCGGCTGACGCGGGCCGAGCAGGGCCTGCAGTTCCTCGACATCCTGGGGGAAGTCGTCGGCGCTGCCCAGGCGGTCGCGGCGCAGGGCGCGGGCGGTCTGCTGGTCGGCCCCCGGCGCGCGGCCGAGGCCCAGTTCGATGCGCCCCGGATACAGCGCGGCGAGGGTGCCGAACTGCTCGGCCACCACCAGCGGCGCATGGTTGGGCAGCATGATGCCGCCGGAGCCCAGGCGCAGGGTCGTGGTGCCGGCCGCCAGGTAGCCGAGCAGCACTGCGGTGGCCGAGCTGGCAATGCCCTCCATGTTGTGGTGCTCGGCCACCCAGTAGCGCGAGAAGCCCACGCGCTCGGCATGCTGGGCCAGGGCCAGGGAACGTTGCAGGGCCGGCGCCGGGCCGCTCTCGTCGTCGCGCATGGGCGCCAGGTCGAGGATGGAAATCGGGGTGGTGGACAGCCTGCTCATACAGCCTCCTGAGGTCATACAAGCTTTATGGGGCCATCTGCGACAAAGGCAACCCTGATCTCAGCAACGAGCCGCTGGTGCCGGAGCACAGCATTGCGCCTCGGCGGCTGCGGGGCGGCGCCTTAGCACCTGCCGCACAGGGGATACAGGAGGCTCATGGCCACTGCATTTCGCCCTTGAGCACCTTGGCACTCAGCTCCAGGCTGGACTCGCCCGGCAGGCCGGGGTAGTGGCGCTGCATGGCGGCGATCAGCGCGGCGGCGTCCTTGCTCTTGGCCAGCTCGGTTTCCAGGGTGGTCAGGTAATCACGGGTGAACTGCAGGGCGGCCAGGGTGTGCGGCACGTCACCCAGATAATGGCCGGGCACCAGTACTTCGGGCTGCAGCGCTTCGATGCGCGCCAGCATGGCCAGCCAGTCCTGGCGCGATTGCGCGGTCTGGGTATCGGCCGTCCACACATGCTCGCCGGCATCCACCAGCACACCGCCGACCACCGCCTTGAGCGAGGGAATCCACAGCGTGGTGCGCTCGGGGTCGAGGCCGATTACCTGCAGCTCCTGGCCCTCCAGGGTCAGGCGCTCACCTGGCAACGGCTCGGGGATGATCACCGCGCTGGGCGCGCCATCCTTGAGGATCGGCCCCCAGTAGGCCAGCTTGCCGGCCTGGGTGGCGCGGATATGTTCGATGGTGGCGGCCGTGGCGACCACACGGGCCTG encodes:
- a CDS encoding carbonic anhydrase, encoding MPYKHNAIPLQARTAPESADEALSAIVGGFKRFRTEVFPQQEELFKALASAQNPRAMFITCADSRIVPELITQSAPGDLFVTRNVGNVVPSYGQMMGGVSTAIEYAVLALGVQHIIVCGHSDCGAMKAVLAPETLENMPTVKAWLRHSEVALKVVEENCGCSGHDTLSILTEENVIAQLNHLCTHPSVAARLASGQLFIHGWVYDIESSAIRAYDAKSGGFLPLDGEVVPMATPRARYPAQ
- a CDS encoding PA0069 family radical SAM protein, which codes for MSVSLPPRGRGTASNPHNRFAPQRIIASDDGWFQEVPPSRATEVRVEMAKSIISRNQSPDLPFDRSLNPYRGCEHGCIYCYARPSHAYWDLSPGIDFETKLIAKRNAPALLEQQLSKPGYVCAPIALGSNTDPYQPIEREHQLTRRCLEVLLRYGHPLTIVTKGALILRDLDLLTQLAERRLVSVYISLTTLDDELKRILEPRAAAPSARLRTIRVLRENRIPVGVLCSPMIPMINDMELESLLEAAKQAGAQSANYMLLRLPREVAPLFEEWLQAHHPQRAEHVLSLIRQNRGGELYDSRFGQRFRGQGVFAELLAQRFQLALKRLGLSRREGFGLDCSQFAPPGGQLSLL
- a CDS encoding YheV family putative zinc ribbon protein; translation: MSEQPEVTPKRFIAGAVCPACSGQDTIKMWNVDGVPHRECVTCGYADTLNAQGHSVPKELGTRVSLAPPKPADPKVQGVQFFPNPKLKK
- the prlC gene encoding oligopeptidase A, which produces MSASNPLLQDFDLPPYSAIKPEHVEPAIDSILADSRAALVSILASQRAAPSWDGLVLALDELGARLGRAWSPVSHLNAVCNSAELRAAYEACLPKLSEYWTEMGQNKPLFEAYEALAGSPAAGGFDVAQQTILEHTLRDFRLSGIDLPAAEQKRYGEIQMKLSELTSKFSNQLLDATQAWTKHVTEEAALAGLTDSAKAQMAQAAEAKGLDGWLISLEFPSYFAVMTYADDRALREELYAAYCTRASDQGPNAGQFDNGPLMAEILDLRQELARLLGFGNYSELSLASKMAENTDQVLHFLRDLAVRSKSFAAQDLEELQAFAFDQGCADLQSWDVGYYSEKLREQRYSISQEQVRAWFPIDKVLSGLFAIVEKLYGIQIKELSDFDSWHPDVRLFEIEENGQHVGRFFFDLYARANKRGGAWMDGARDKRRAADGKLVSPVANLVCNFTPASLGKPALLTHDEVTTLFHEFGHGLHHLLTRVEHAGASGINGVAWDAVELPSQFMENWCWEPEGLALISGHYETGAPLPQDLLDKMLAAKNFQSGLMMVRQLEFSLFDFELHASHGDGRSVLDVLEGIRAEVSVLRPPAYNRFANSFAHIFAGGYAAGYYSYKWAEVLSADAFSRFEEEGVLNPATGRAFREAILARGGSQAPMLLFVDFRGREPSIDALLRHSGLSGEAA
- a CDS encoding gamma carbonic anhydrase family protein, which translates into the protein MAIRKYQGISPRLAEQVFVDRSAVVIGDVELGEDSSVWPFALIRGDMHRIRIGARTSVQDGSVLHITHAGPFNPDGYPLIIGDEVTIGHKVTLHGCTLGNRILVGMGSIVMDGAVVEDEVVIGAGSLVPPGKLLHSGFLYVGSPVKQARALTDKERAFFSYSAANYVKLKDLHLAEGYDQ
- a CDS encoding aminopeptidase — encoded protein: MLPTLSLVILDRARRCGVPLLLGLLLSGCSSLDYYAQLAGGQWQLLQAREPVGAIIADPARDPQLQRRLALAQQARSFASAQLGLPDNRSYRLYADLQRPYVVWNVFATAELSLAPLTHCFPIAGCVAYRGFYQQGRARGAAALLRQEGLDTYVAGIEAYSTLGWFDDPILNSMLRWDDERLAAVIFHELAHQQLYVQDDTAFNESFASFVEQEGLRQWRARRGLPAQDDAGERQKQQFIALILASRARLEQLYASPRSDAAKRQGKAAEFARLRSEYRQLRDRQWRGDRRFDAWINAPLNNAKLLPFGLYDRWVPAFAALFAQAGSDWAEFYRRSSALGELAADERKRALAALMDSSRVSSYAASAR
- a CDS encoding LLM class flavin-dependent oxidoreductase, with protein sequence MSRLSTTPISILDLAPMRDDESGPAPALQRSLALAQHAERVGFSRYWVAEHHNMEGIASSATAVLLGYLAAGTTTLRLGSGGIMLPNHAPLVVAEQFGTLAALYPGRIELGLGRAPGADQQTARALRRDRLGSADDFPQDVEELQALLGPRQPGQQVIAMPGMDSNVPLWLLGSSLFSAQLAAQKGLPYAFAAHFAPRYLHQALRIYRDNFQPSAVLDKPYAMVGVPLIAAPSDEEAEFLATTAFQRVLALMRGQSLVLRPPVESMAGRWQPHEQQAVGDFLGLAVIGGPDKVRARLEILLEQTGADELIFTGDLYQHEHRLRSFEIVAGLR
- a CDS encoding MBL fold metallo-hydrolase; this encodes MSSFLRLRALFAAGLFAVTGLALAAQPALELQVYNPGEAAVFPVSSTLISGQRDAVLVDAQFSSQQAAELVKLIQASGKRLTSIYISHGDPDFYFGLQTLKQAFPQARVVATAATIEHIRATQAGKLAYWGPILKDGAPSAVIIPEPLPGERLTLEGQELQVIGLDPERTTLWIPSLKAVVGGVLVDAGEHVWTADTQTAQSRQDWLAMLARIEALQPEVLVPGHYLGDVPHTLAALQFTRDYLTTLETELAKSKDAAALIAAMQRHYPGLPGESSLELSAKVLKGEMQWP